The following proteins are co-located in the Bosea sp. AS-1 genome:
- a CDS encoding DNA translocase FtsK, translated as MYKRDRHQRANSFASSEYHAHPADDSQAPSSRADKADFTPSRAPAGEAAAPVYVRSPRMSGKVRQTQTGPESDRQSPPLLFSGGHPPAVTLADSTRVRFWRTPKHLMKEIWGSPDGIEPLPLAIEETHPDPAELAPFAEPVEPVAQESWTQEVWPEDEEAIAEAVPALPATAAEPRPTPFAFLSDHAFWDLVPEIGRDEGVAGSPATKIPVTQVTVADDDILDDASWEANEPALPVVTPLAASAGGNPAGSSPWPGYTVNLRVSMAPQPVAQPIGVPPAVALAPTEAAVSDVDSTEDEPAEVVAPPVVQAAPVKKASARRQEPQAGFQLPPIEFLAEPPEDRAETMPVEVLQQNAGLLEGVLEDFNIRGEIVQACPGPVVTLYELEPAPGIKSSRVISLADDIARSMSAVSARVAVVQGKNAIGIELPNSKRETVFLRELLASQDFEATKHKLALCLGKTIGGEPVIADLARMPHLLVAGTTGSGKSVAINTMILSILYRLKPEQCRLIMVDPKMLELSVYDGIPHLLTPVVTDPKKAVVALKWAVREMEERYKKMSKLSVRNIDGFNARVGEAKAAGEIITRTVQTGFDKHSGEAIYEEEVMDLEPLPYIVVIVDEMADLMMVAGKEIEGTIQRLAQMARAAGIHVVLATQRPSVDVITGTIKANFPTRISFQVTSKIDSRTILGEMGAEQLLGQGDMLYMAGGGRITRVHGPFVSDNEVEKVVAHLKTQGRPQYLDAVTSEEEEGEEGEDGAVFDKTGMGSVDSDDPYEQAVAVVLRDKKASTSYIQRRLQIGYNRAASIMERMENEGIVGPANHAGKREILVDGGRPLPDDED; from the coding sequence ATGTATAAACGCGACCGTCATCAGCGAGCCAACAGCTTCGCCTCGAGCGAGTATCACGCTCATCCCGCCGACGATTCTCAGGCTCCTTCGAGCCGGGCCGACAAGGCCGATTTCACGCCAAGCCGTGCTCCTGCCGGAGAGGCGGCGGCGCCGGTCTATGTCCGTTCCCCCCGCATGTCGGGCAAGGTGCGACAGACCCAGACGGGGCCGGAAAGTGATCGACAGAGCCCTCCCCTGCTGTTCAGCGGCGGCCATCCACCGGCCGTGACCCTGGCCGATTCGACGCGCGTCCGTTTCTGGCGCACGCCGAAGCACCTGATGAAGGAGATCTGGGGCTCGCCGGATGGGATCGAGCCCCTGCCCCTCGCCATCGAGGAAACGCATCCCGATCCTGCCGAGCTCGCTCCGTTCGCGGAGCCGGTTGAGCCGGTGGCACAGGAGTCTTGGACGCAGGAAGTCTGGCCGGAAGATGAAGAGGCGATCGCCGAAGCCGTACCGGCGCTGCCTGCAACCGCCGCAGAGCCGCGGCCAACGCCCTTCGCCTTTCTCTCGGATCACGCCTTCTGGGATCTCGTGCCCGAGATCGGCCGCGACGAGGGCGTAGCGGGCTCTCCCGCCACGAAGATCCCGGTAACGCAGGTTACTGTCGCGGATGACGACATCCTCGATGATGCGTCGTGGGAAGCGAACGAACCGGCCTTGCCAGTCGTCACGCCCCTTGCCGCCTCGGCTGGCGGCAACCCGGCCGGCAGCTCGCCCTGGCCGGGCTACACCGTGAATCTGCGCGTCTCTATGGCGCCGCAGCCGGTTGCGCAGCCGATCGGTGTCCCGCCGGCCGTCGCCCTAGCGCCGACGGAAGCGGCAGTGTCAGACGTCGATAGCACCGAGGATGAGCCGGCTGAGGTCGTTGCTCCGCCGGTGGTCCAGGCCGCCCCCGTCAAGAAGGCCTCCGCTCGTCGCCAGGAGCCGCAGGCGGGCTTCCAGCTCCCGCCGATCGAATTCCTGGCCGAGCCGCCGGAGGACCGCGCCGAGACCATGCCGGTCGAGGTGCTGCAGCAGAATGCCGGGCTGCTCGAAGGCGTGCTCGAAGACTTCAATATCCGCGGCGAAATCGTCCAGGCCTGCCCTGGTCCGGTCGTCACGCTCTACGAGCTCGAACCGGCCCCCGGCATCAAGAGCTCGCGGGTGATTTCGCTGGCGGACGACATCGCGCGTTCGATGAGCGCGGTGTCGGCGCGGGTCGCGGTGGTGCAGGGCAAGAACGCCATCGGCATCGAGCTGCCCAACAGCAAGCGCGAGACCGTCTTCCTGCGCGAGCTCCTCGCCAGCCAGGATTTCGAGGCGACCAAGCACAAGCTCGCCCTCTGCCTCGGCAAGACCATCGGCGGCGAGCCGGTGATCGCGGATCTGGCGCGTATGCCCCACCTGCTCGTGGCGGGCACCACCGGCTCGGGCAAGTCCGTCGCGATCAACACCATGATCCTGTCGATCCTCTACCGGCTCAAGCCGGAGCAGTGCCGCCTGATCATGGTCGATCCCAAGATGCTGGAGCTCTCCGTCTATGACGGCATCCCGCATCTGCTCACCCCCGTCGTCACCGATCCGAAGAAGGCGGTCGTCGCCCTGAAATGGGCGGTGCGCGAGATGGAGGAGCGCTACAAGAAGATGTCGAAGCTCTCGGTGCGCAACATCGACGGCTTCAACGCCAGGGTCGGCGAGGCCAAGGCCGCCGGCGAGATCATCACCCGCACGGTCCAGACAGGCTTCGACAAGCACAGCGGCGAGGCGATCTACGAGGAGGAGGTCATGGACCTCGAGCCTCTGCCCTATATCGTCGTCATCGTCGACGAGATGGCCGATCTGATGATGGTCGCCGGCAAGGAGATCGAGGGTACGATCCAGCGGCTCGCCCAGATGGCCCGTGCCGCCGGCATCCACGTCGTGCTGGCCACCCAAAGGCCCTCGGTCGACGTCATCACCGGCACGATCAAGGCGAACTTCCCGACCCGGATCTCCTTCCAGGTCACGAGCAAGATCGACTCGCGCACGATCCTCGGCGAGATGGGTGCCGAGCAGCTCTTGGGCCAGGGCGACATGCTCTACATGGCCGGCGGCGGCCGCATCACCCGCGTGCACGGCCCCTTCGTCTCGGACAACGAGGTCGAGAAGGTCGTCGCCCATCTCAAGACGCAAGGGCGGCCGCAATATCTCGATGCCGTCACCTCCGAGGAGGAGGAAGGCGAGGAGGGCGAGGACGGCGCCGTCTTCGACAAGACCGGCATGGGTTCCGTCGACTCCGACGACCCCTATGAGCAGGCCGTCGCTGTCGTGCTGCGCGACAAGAAGGCCTCGACCTCCTACATCCAGCGCCGCCTCCAGATCGGCTACAACCGCGCCGCATCCATCATGGAGCGCATGGAAAACGAGGGCATCGTCGGTCCCGCCAACCACGCAGGTAAACGCGAAATCCTCGTCGATGGCGGCCGCCCGCTCCCCGACGACGAGGATTGA
- a CDS encoding peptide ABC transporter ATP-binding protein — protein sequence MSNPVIEARELTQIYPVKRGLFQPPAQLQAVNKVSFSVEAGRTLAIVGESGCGKSTLARMATLIETPTSGTLTLDGLDAVHPPAAERKRLRRTVQLVFQNPYGSLNPRKKIGAILEEPLKINTTLSKAERTEKARAIMAKVGLRPEHYARYPHMFSGGQRQRIAIARSLILSPKVVVADEPVSALDISIQAQVLNLLADLQDELKLAYLFISHDLSVVRHIAHDVLVMYLGNAIEHGPKERIYARPLHPYTQALLASTPRVSGAKRERIVLRGELPSPLNPPKGCVFSTRCPFVKDRCRAERPEKREVDGRLVACHFAEDFLEKAA from the coding sequence ATGAGCAACCCCGTCATCGAAGCGCGCGAGCTCACCCAGATCTATCCGGTCAAGCGCGGCCTGTTCCAGCCACCGGCGCAGTTGCAGGCCGTGAACAAGGTCTCCTTCTCGGTCGAGGCTGGGCGCACCCTTGCCATCGTCGGTGAATCCGGTTGCGGAAAATCGACGTTGGCGCGCATGGCGACGCTGATCGAGACGCCGACTTCAGGGACGCTGACGCTTGACGGGCTCGACGCGGTGCATCCGCCCGCGGCCGAGCGCAAGCGGCTGCGCCGCACGGTGCAGCTCGTCTTCCAGAACCCCTACGGTTCGCTCAACCCGCGCAAGAAGATCGGCGCGATCCTGGAAGAGCCGCTCAAGATCAACACGACGCTCTCCAAGGCCGAACGGACCGAGAAGGCCCGCGCCATCATGGCGAAGGTAGGTTTGAGGCCGGAGCACTACGCCCGCTATCCGCACATGTTCTCCGGCGGCCAGCGCCAGCGCATCGCGATCGCGCGCTCGCTGATCCTCTCGCCCAAGGTCGTGGTGGCGGACGAGCCGGTCTCGGCGCTCGACATCTCGATTCAGGCGCAGGTGCTCAACCTGCTGGCCGATTTGCAGGACGAGCTGAAGCTCGCCTATCTCTTCATCTCGCATGATCTCAGCGTGGTCCGGCACATCGCCCATGACGTGCTGGTGATGTATCTCGGCAATGCCATCGAGCATGGGCCGAAGGAGCGCATCTACGCCCGTCCGCTTCATCCCTATACCCAGGCGCTGCTCGCTTCGACGCCGCGGGTCAGCGGGGCCAAGCGCGAGCGCATCGTGCTGCGCGGCGAGCTGCCGTCCCCGCTCAATCCGCCCAAGGGCTGTGTGTTCTCGACGCGCTGCCCCTTCGTGAAGGATCGCTGCCGGGCCGAGCGTCCGGAAAAGCGCGAGGTCGACGGGCGCCTTGTCGCCTGTCACTTCGCCGAGGATTTCCTCGAAAAGGCAGCATGA
- a CDS encoding ABC transporter ATP-binding protein, whose protein sequence is MPLLEIENLSVEFPTSQGTLRAVDRIDLTLDEGEVLGVVGESGSGKSVTMLALMGLVGYPGRVRADKLRFDGRDLLTMSARERRQLTGKDVAMIFQEPSTSLNPCFTIGFQLAETLRKHEGMDRKAAKRRAIELLEQVGIPAPESRLTAFPHQLSGGMNQRVMIAMAIACNPRLLIADEPTTALDVTIQAQILELLMSLQRERGMALVLITHNMGVVAETAQRIMVMYAGQIMEERKVGALFADPQHPYSAALLAALPERSEDATRLATIPGMVPGLNDRPKGCLFSPRCAYATEHSRNVQPELRPWMDGRVRCHYPLGDPNRDAERARDGAGLTTEATR, encoded by the coding sequence ATGCCCCTGCTCGAGATCGAAAACCTCAGCGTCGAGTTCCCCACCTCGCAGGGAACGTTGCGCGCCGTCGACCGCATCGACCTCACCCTCGACGAGGGCGAGGTGCTCGGCGTCGTCGGCGAATCCGGCTCCGGCAAGAGCGTCACCATGCTCGCGCTGATGGGCCTCGTCGGTTATCCCGGCCGCGTCCGCGCCGACAAGCTGCGCTTCGACGGCCGCGACCTGCTCACCATGTCCGCCCGCGAGCGCCGCCAGCTCACCGGCAAGGACGTGGCGATGATCTTCCAGGAGCCGAGCACGAGCCTGAACCCGTGCTTCACCATCGGCTTCCAGCTCGCCGAGACGCTGCGCAAGCACGAGGGCATGGACCGCAAGGCTGCGAAGCGCCGGGCGATCGAACTGCTCGAACAGGTCGGCATCCCGGCGCCGGAAAGCCGCCTCACGGCCTTTCCGCACCAGCTTTCGGGCGGCATGAACCAGCGCGTCATGATCGCGATGGCCATCGCCTGCAACCCGCGCCTGCTGATCGCCGACGAGCCGACGACCGCGCTCGACGTCACCATCCAGGCGCAGATTCTCGAACTGCTGATGTCGCTACAGCGTGAGCGCGGCATGGCGCTGGTGCTGATCACCCACAATATGGGCGTCGTCGCCGAGACGGCGCAGCGGATCATGGTGATGTATGCCGGGCAGATCATGGAGGAGCGCAAGGTCGGCGCGCTCTTCGCCGATCCGCAGCACCCTTATTCCGCCGCGTTGCTGGCCGCCTTGCCGGAGCGCAGCGAGGATGCGACCCGGCTCGCCACCATCCCCGGCATGGTGCCAGGCCTCAACGACCGGCCGAAGGGTTGCCTGTTCAGCCCGCGCTGCGCCTATGCGACCGAGCATTCCCGCAACGTCCAGCCGGAGCTGCGGCCCTGGATGGATGGGCGCGTGCGTTGCCATTACCCGCTTGGCGATCCGAACCGGGATGCCGAACGCGCTCGCGACGGGGCCGGCCTGACGACGGAGGCGACGCGATGA
- a CDS encoding ABC transporter permease subunit, producing the protein MSAETLEAPAVAAPSGAPPHPAREFWTYFSANRGAVAGLVVIVLVLLCALFAPLIAPHDPDMTNNAVFLKPPFWQEGGLLSYPLGTDAIGRDILSRLLYGARLSLVIGIAVVAIAIVVGVVLGLIAGYFKGIADIAIMRFMDILMTMPSLLLAIVIVAILGPGLMNAMLAVAIVVLPHYVRITRAAVIAESSKDYVVAAKVSGAETVRLMFSEILPNCAAPLIVQATLGVSTAILDAAALGFLGLGAQPPTPEWGTMLADAREFVLRAWWVVTFPGLAILITVLAFNLLGDGLRDALDPKLKR; encoded by the coding sequence ATGAGCGCCGAAACCCTCGAAGCCCCTGCCGTCGCCGCCCCGAGCGGCGCGCCGCCTCATCCGGCCCGTGAGTTCTGGACCTATTTCAGTGCCAATCGCGGCGCGGTCGCGGGTCTCGTCGTCATCGTGCTGGTGCTGCTCTGCGCGCTCTTCGCACCGCTGATTGCGCCGCACGACCCCGACATGACCAACAACGCGGTCTTCCTGAAGCCGCCGTTCTGGCAAGAGGGCGGCCTGCTCTCCTATCCGCTCGGCACCGATGCGATCGGTCGCGACATCCTCTCGCGCCTGCTCTATGGCGCCCGTCTTTCGCTCGTCATCGGTATCGCGGTGGTCGCCATCGCGATCGTCGTCGGCGTCGTCCTCGGCCTGATTGCCGGCTACTTCAAGGGCATCGCCGACATCGCGATTATGCGCTTCATGGACATCCTGATGACGATGCCGAGCCTGCTATTGGCCATCGTCATCGTCGCGATCCTCGGGCCCGGCCTGATGAACGCGATGCTCGCGGTCGCCATCGTCGTGCTGCCGCATTATGTCCGCATCACGCGCGCCGCCGTCATCGCCGAATCCTCCAAGGATTACGTCGTCGCCGCCAAGGTCAGCGGCGCCGAGACGGTCCGGCTGATGTTCTCCGAGATCCTGCCGAACTGCGCCGCGCCGCTCATCGTGCAGGCGACGCTCGGCGTCTCGACCGCGATCCTCGATGCCGCGGCGCTCGGCTTCCTCGGCCTTGGTGCCCAGCCGCCGACGCCCGAATGGGGCACGATGCTGGCCGATGCCCGCGAGTTCGTGCTGCGCGCCTGGTGGGTCGTCACCTTCCCGGGCCTCGCCATCCTCATCACCGTGCTCGCCTTCAACCTGCTGGGCGATGGTCTGCGCGATGCGCTCGACCCCAAACTGAAGCGCTGA
- a CDS encoding ABC transporter permease subunit yields the protein MLRFILTRVSLVIPTFVGITLLAFFLVRLVPGDPIETMAGERGIDPARHAQLVKEYGFDKPLLTQYGVYIERVLQGDLGKSIVTRENVLSEFGQLFPATIELALCAILIALIIGLPAGIIAAVKRNSIFDHGVMGISLTGYSMPIFWWGLLLILLFSVQLGITPVSGRIAVQYFIEPVTGFLTIDSLLAGDVDAFWSALSHLVLPAIVLGTVPLAVIARMTRSAMLEVLGEDYIRTARAKGMAPIRVVALHALRNALIPVVTVIGLQVGTLFTGAILTETIFSWPGVGKWLIEAISRRDYPVLQGGTLLLGMVVMSVNLLVDLLYGLINPRIRHAR from the coding sequence ATGCTCCGCTTCATCCTGACACGGGTCAGCCTCGTGATCCCGACCTTCGTCGGCATCACCCTGCTCGCCTTCTTCCTTGTCCGGCTGGTCCCGGGCGACCCGATCGAGACCATGGCGGGCGAGCGCGGCATCGACCCGGCTCGCCACGCCCAGCTCGTCAAGGAATATGGCTTCGACAAACCGCTGCTCACCCAGTACGGCGTCTATATCGAGCGGGTGCTGCAGGGCGATCTCGGCAAGTCGATCGTGACGCGTGAGAACGTGCTCTCCGAATTCGGTCAGCTCTTCCCTGCCACCATCGAGCTCGCGCTCTGCGCCATCCTGATCGCGCTCATCATCGGGCTGCCGGCCGGCATCATCGCCGCGGTGAAGCGAAACTCGATCTTCGACCATGGCGTGATGGGGATTTCGCTCACCGGCTATTCGATGCCGATCTTCTGGTGGGGGCTACTGCTGATCCTGCTGTTCTCGGTGCAGCTCGGCATCACGCCGGTCTCGGGCCGCATCGCGGTGCAGTACTTCATCGAGCCGGTCACCGGCTTCCTGACCATCGACAGCCTGCTCGCCGGCGACGTCGACGCCTTCTGGTCGGCACTGTCGCATCTTGTCCTGCCGGCGATCGTGCTCGGCACCGTGCCGCTCGCGGTCATCGCCCGCATGACGCGCTCGGCGATGCTGGAGGTGCTGGGCGAGGATTATATCCGCACGGCGCGGGCCAAGGGCATGGCGCCGATCCGTGTCGTGGCGTTGCACGCGCTGCGCAATGCGCTGATCCCGGTCGTCACCGTCATCGGCCTGCAGGTCGGCACGCTCTTCACCGGCGCGATCCTGACCGAGACGATCTTCTCCTGGCCCGGCGTCGGCAAATGGCTGATCGAGGCGATCAGCCGGCGCGACTACCCGGTCCTGCAGGGCGGCACGCTGCTGCTTGGCATGGTCGTGATGAGCGTCAACCTCCTGGTCGACCTGCTCTACGGCCTGATCAACCCGCGCATCAGGCACGCCCGATGA
- a CDS encoding ABC transporter substrate-binding protein, whose protein sequence is MAVRARTAALALGLSALLLPAAASAQALVVCSEASPDFLNPQFSSQNTAYDVAAQVYERLTATERGGSQIIPSLAESWTISDDALTYTFKLRKGVKWHANKAFTPTRDFNADDVVFSFGRMLDPANPYNKVGNGNYQFFDEIVKPALAKVEKVDDYTVKLTLKKPNSPLLSALSVEPMSILSAEYAAAMSKAGTPEQVDLNPIGTGPFSLVAYQKDAMIRFKAVPDHWTKAVGNKDRMALVNDLIFVITPDAAVRFAKVRSGECQIARYPNPGDLSAMKADSNLTVLQGSIADQSFLAFNERKKPFDDRRVREALAYATNIPAIIDAVYQGTGKAAAAAVPPALWSHDDALQPRPYDPEKAKALLKEAGLPNGFETTLWAIPVVRAYMPNGRRAAELIQADWAKVGVKATIQTFEWGEYLKRGRAGEHQVGMFGYTWDYPDPSQILLSGWTCEGVKTGANRAGWCNQEASDALAKASTITDQAERAKLYKRFQELFHQDVAGLLFANAQAFTPVRKEVKDYKIHFFGGQPFYGVSIAK, encoded by the coding sequence ATGGCCGTTCGCGCCCGTACCGCAGCCCTCGCCTTGGGGCTGAGTGCCCTGTTGCTCCCCGCAGCCGCCAGCGCCCAGGCGCTCGTCGTCTGCTCCGAGGCGAGCCCCGATTTCCTCAACCCGCAATTCAGCAGCCAGAACACCGCCTATGACGTTGCGGCGCAGGTCTACGAGCGGCTGACCGCGACCGAGCGCGGCGGCTCGCAGATCATTCCCAGCCTTGCCGAGTCCTGGACGATTTCGGATGATGCGCTGACCTACACCTTCAAGCTGCGCAAGGGCGTGAAGTGGCACGCGAACAAGGCTTTCACGCCGACCCGCGACTTCAATGCCGATGACGTGGTCTTCTCGTTCGGACGCATGCTCGATCCGGCCAATCCCTACAACAAGGTCGGCAACGGCAATTACCAGTTCTTCGACGAGATCGTGAAGCCGGCCCTCGCCAAGGTCGAGAAGGTCGATGACTACACGGTCAAGCTCACGCTGAAGAAGCCGAACTCGCCGCTGCTCAGCGCGCTCTCGGTCGAGCCGATGTCGATCCTTTCGGCCGAATATGCGGCGGCGATGAGCAAGGCCGGCACGCCCGAGCAGGTCGACCTCAACCCGATCGGTACCGGACCCTTCTCGCTCGTCGCCTATCAGAAGGATGCGATGATCCGCTTCAAGGCGGTGCCGGACCACTGGACCAAGGCCGTCGGCAACAAGGACCGCATGGCGCTGGTCAACGACCTGATCTTCGTCATCACGCCGGATGCCGCCGTGCGCTTCGCCAAGGTCAGGTCAGGCGAGTGCCAGATCGCGCGCTATCCCAACCCCGGCGATCTTTCCGCGATGAAGGCGGACAGCAATCTCACCGTCCTGCAGGGCAGCATCGCCGACCAGAGCTTCCTCGCCTTCAACGAGCGCAAGAAGCCCTTCGACGACAGGCGCGTGCGCGAGGCGCTGGCCTATGCCACCAACATCCCCGCCATCATCGATGCCGTCTATCAGGGCACCGGCAAGGCGGCGGCAGCAGCCGTTCCACCGGCGTTGTGGTCGCATGACGACGCATTGCAGCCGCGCCCCTACGATCCCGAGAAGGCCAAGGCGCTGCTCAAGGAAGCGGGGCTGCCCAACGGCTTCGAGACGACGCTCTGGGCTATTCCCGTCGTGCGTGCCTATATGCCGAACGGGCGCCGTGCCGCCGAACTGATCCAGGCCGACTGGGCTAAGGTCGGCGTCAAGGCGACGATCCAGACCTTCGAATGGGGCGAGTATCTCAAGCGCGGCCGGGCCGGCGAGCATCAGGTCGGCATGTTCGGCTACACCTGGGACTATCCCGATCCGAGCCAGATCCTGCTCTCCGGCTGGACCTGCGAAGGCGTGAAGACCGGGGCCAACCGCGCCGGCTGGTGCAACCAGGAGGCCTCTGACGCGCTCGCCAAGGCCAGCACGATCACCGATCAGGCTGAGCGGGCGAAGCTCTACAAGCGCTTCCAGGAGTTGTTCCACCAGGACGTGGCGGGCCTGCTCTTCGCCAATGCGCAAGCTTTCACGCCCGTCCGCAAGGAAGTGAAGGACTACAAGATCCACTTCTTCGGTGGACAGCCCTTCTACGGTGTGTCGATCGCCAAGTGA
- a CDS encoding ABC transporter substrate-binding protein translates to MKKLLLATLSASALMAAQPLAAKTLVYCSEGSPENFAPSVNTTGTSFDAGTQIYDTIVQFERGGTKVLPSLAEKWDISADGLTYTFHLRKNVKWQSNKSFKPTRDFNADDVLFMIERQWKEDNPYFKVTSSNHSYFNDMGMPKLLKSVEKVDDYTVKITLNRPEAPFLADLAMQYAGVQSKEYADAMLKAGTPEKLDQDPIGTGPFYLVQYQKDAIIRYKAFADYWAGKAKIDDLVFAITPDASVRWAKLQKGECHVMPYPNPADLEAMKKDTNVQILEQPGLNIGYLAYNTTKKPFDDVRVRHAINKAINKKAIIDAVYLSSGVAAINPIPPSMWSYNETIKDDPYDPEAAKKELAEAGYPNGLEIDLWAMPVQRPYNPNAKRIAELMQADLAKVGVKAEIKTYEWGEYRKRLQAGEHQTGMFGWTGDNGDPDNFLHTLLGCDAAQNNGGNVAKFCYKPFDDLVVKAKSITDQAEREKLYRQAQVIFKEQSPWFTIAHAIQLKPVRKEVIDFKLSPFGRHTFYGVDIAK, encoded by the coding sequence ATGAAGAAACTATTGTTGGCGACGCTCTCGGCGTCGGCGCTGATGGCTGCGCAGCCGCTCGCGGCCAAGACCCTGGTCTACTGCTCCGAAGGCAGCCCGGAGAACTTCGCACCGAGCGTCAACACGACCGGCACCTCGTTCGATGCCGGCACCCAGATCTATGACACCATCGTCCAGTTCGAGCGCGGCGGCACCAAGGTTCTGCCCTCGCTCGCCGAGAAATGGGATATCTCGGCGGATGGGCTGACCTACACGTTCCACCTGCGCAAGAACGTCAAGTGGCAGTCGAACAAGAGCTTCAAGCCGACGCGCGACTTCAACGCCGACGACGTGCTGTTCATGATCGAGCGGCAGTGGAAGGAAGATAACCCCTACTTCAAGGTCACGAGCTCGAACCATTCCTACTTCAACGACATGGGCATGCCGAAGCTGCTCAAGTCGGTCGAGAAGGTCGATGACTATACCGTCAAGATCACGTTGAACCGGCCCGAGGCACCGTTCCTCGCCGACCTCGCCATGCAGTATGCCGGCGTGCAGTCGAAGGAATATGCCGACGCGATGCTGAAGGCGGGTACACCCGAGAAGCTCGACCAGGACCCGATCGGCACCGGGCCATTCTATCTCGTCCAGTACCAGAAGGACGCGATCATTCGGTACAAGGCCTTCGCCGACTACTGGGCCGGCAAGGCCAAGATCGACGATCTCGTCTTCGCGATCACGCCGGACGCCTCGGTGCGCTGGGCCAAGCTGCAGAAGGGCGAATGCCATGTCATGCCCTATCCGAACCCGGCCGATCTCGAGGCGATGAAGAAGGACACCAATGTCCAGATCCTCGAGCAGCCCGGTCTGAACATCGGCTATCTCGCCTACAACACCACCAAGAAGCCCTTCGACGACGTGCGCGTGCGCCACGCCATCAACAAGGCGATCAACAAGAAGGCGATCATCGACGCGGTCTATCTGTCGAGCGGCGTTGCCGCCATCAATCCGATCCCGCCGTCGATGTGGTCCTACAACGAGACGATCAAGGACGACCCCTACGATCCGGAGGCGGCCAAGAAGGAGCTGGCCGAGGCCGGCTATCCGAACGGGCTGGAGATCGACCTCTGGGCCATGCCGGTGCAGCGCCCCTACAACCCCAACGCCAAGCGCATCGCCGAGCTGATGCAGGCCGATCTCGCCAAGGTCGGCGTCAAGGCCGAGATCAAGACCTATGAATGGGGCGAGTATCGCAAGCGCCTGCAGGCGGGAGAACACCAGACCGGCATGTTCGGCTGGACCGGCGACAACGGCGATCCGGACAACTTCCTGCACACGCTGCTCGGCTGCGACGCGGCTCAGAACAACGGCGGCAACGTCGCCAAGTTCTGCTACAAGCCCTTCGACGATCTGGTCGTGAAGGCGAAGTCGATCACCGACCAGGCCGAGCGCGAGAAGCTCTACCGGCAGGCGCAGGTGATCTTCAAGGAGCAGTCGCCCTGGTTCACCATCGCCCACGCGATCCAGCTCAAGCCGGTCCGCAAGGAAGTGATCGACTTCAAGCTCTCGCCCTTCGGCCGCCACACCTTCTATGGTGTCGACATCGCCAAGTGA